In a genomic window of Brassica rapa cultivar Chiifu-401-42 chromosome A10, CAAS_Brap_v3.01, whole genome shotgun sequence:
- the LOC103847018 gene encoding uncharacterized protein LOC103847018, whose product MSVPLKSTSSMSSSQCSSSSSQKSSSVKLKSLLQIFIISQVCRLIRKISRASSILVRVLRKKQYNLLSMSSSFYPKRVSKKQKNNIFFGSFRLHYNFCSSHVVPVSAPVRLPEELYLSHLQYDSTWESMHSTESMDDDDELPESSQLSSYLKQLEDDKAKDGKEEEEGKEMKMMNEIDKLADMFIAYSHEKFMLEKVDSYRRFQEMLKTSS is encoded by the coding sequence ATGTCAGTACCACTCAAATCAACGTCTTCAATGTCTTCTTCTCAAtgttcatcttcatcttcacaAAAATCAAGCTCTGTGAAACTCAAGTCCCTACTCCAAATTTTCATCATCTCTCAAGTTTGTCGATTAATCCGAAAAATCTCTAGAGCTTCATCCATTCTTGTTAGAGTTTTGAGGAAGAAGCAATACAATCTCTTGTcaatgtcttcttctttctatCCAAAGAGAGTCtccaaaaaacaaaagaataataTATTCTTCGGCTCCTTCAGACTTCACTACAACTTTTGCTCTTCTCACGTGGTGCCTGTCTCTGCCCCGGTGCGTCTCCCTGAGGAACTCTACTTGTCCCATCTCCAGTATGACTCTACTTGGGAGTCAATGCATTCGACTGAGTcgatggatgatgatgatgaacttCCAGAATCATCTCAGCTCTCTAGCTATCTAAAACAGCTAGAAGATGATAAAGCTAAAGatggcaaagaagaagaagaagggaaagagatgaagatgatgaatgagATTGATAAACTGGCTGATATGTTTATTGCATATAGTCATGAGAAATTCATGTTGGAGAAGGTTGATTCGTATAGGAGATTTCAAGA